A window of Maioricimonas rarisocia genomic DNA:
GCACTGGTTCGAATCGACAGCCGGCCCCACCCAGCTCCAGGCCTGTCACGCCGCCGCTCCGCTCGCGTTGCCCGCACCAGTCACGGCCGCCCGCACTCCACTACAACGATCTACAGCAACATCCAGATCACGCCGCCGACGATTCCGAAGATCACGACCACCATCGTCGGGATGAGAATCCCCGGGTTGTCCATCGCGCTTCCCGATTCCGTCACCGAAGCGATCTTCTGCAACGCTTCCCGCAGTTCTTCGAAGCCGATCCAGTCGGCAGAGACCGCGCACCGGCCGGTGCGGGTCGCGATCACCAGCCGCCTCAGCTCGCCTGCTCCGAAGTCCCGGGCTTCAAGAACGTCGTCGAACGGGCAGGTGTGCTGCGGCTCATAGCCGCGTACCAGAAACCGCCGTGGCCACAGGCAGTTGATGAACGTCACCACGCGACGGTCGACGTCAATTGCAATCCGTCGCTCGAATCCGCCGGGATGATCCCGATCAAAGCACTCGATCACCAACGGTTCGTCGGCAGAATCTTCACTCATCGTGCCCGCTCCACCTGACAATGTGCCTTGCCTCGTTGCCGCCTCACTCCGGGCCGGCAGCCGGTTCGATCTCCCGCACCCACGAGACCTGCGTGATCAGCACGTCCAGCGCGGCATGCGAGAGCGCCTGGTTGGTCGCATACGCGGCCGTCCGGTTCGAGGGGAACGTCGCCTGCGTCGCATCCCCCACGAGAAAGACATTGAAGTCCTGCCGCAGGTTCCTGTAGCCGGCTGCGGTGGTGCAGACGCACATGTCGGTCGCGTAACCGCACAGCAGCACATGCTGGATGCCATGACTGCGAAGAAACACCTTGAGCCGGTCGTATCCCTGGAGGTCGTAGAAGACGACATCATCAGAAGCGACATTGATCGGCTTCATCACCGGGATCGGCAGCGACCAGAAGCCGTCATTATTGTAGCGGGGCGACGCGTCCAGACCGGGAAACTGCCGGAAGTAGTCGACAACCGGCCGCTCCGACGAGACTGCGATCTCTTCGGGCAGTTCGCCACCCGTGTAGTCGAACGACGACAGCTTCTCCTCGAGCTGACGACCGGCCTCCTCCCGCTCCTGGTCCGACGGTGTGCGATTGAGCGAGCGATACAACCCGGTGCGGATCGGGTCCGCATCGCCAGGCAGACTGTAGACGACCAGCCCGACGCGCTCGCGCAGCCGCTCGATCATCGGGTTGACGATCTCGGCAGCGTGCTGCAGGAAACGGGCGTTCTTTTCGGGCGTGCATCCGAACGCCACACCGGCCGGCTGCGGGGTGTCCCAGCCCTGGCCGTCGTCGATGCCCCAGGGATGAACCATCACCACCGCCGTCTTTGCCCCGTCAATGCGGTTGGGAATTTCGATGATCCCTCGCGCGTTGTAGCTGTACCGCCACGCCCGGACTGACAGATCGGCCTGTTCATCGTCGACCAGGATCGGCGACTCGTACCGGCGGACGTCGTCGATCGGCTGAACGTATTCGGGATGGTCGGCCATCAAGGGAGCCGGCTCCTCGATCGGCGTCAGAACGTTGCGGTACGTCCGCAGTGAAGGAGCCGCCGGTTCGCTGGCATCCGTCGATGACGACAGGAACATCACGGACGTGGTCGCGACCAGCAGAAAGCTACGAGCCTGAATCATGAGCGGGTTCATCCTGTTCCCAGTGTCTCGGCATGCCATTGTTCGGACTGGCGTCGCTGCAGCCCGCTACTTCGAACGGCGTTTCCGTCGGGCCTCGTCGAACTCCTTGCGGGTCCGATCGAACTCGGCCGGTGTCAGAACGTTGACTTCCTCGGCCCACGCGTCCCACTTCGCTTTCATTTCCTGAAATCGTTCGGCTTTCTTCCCGGCGAGGTCGTTCAGTTCCGTCCGGTCGTCTCCGACGTTGTAGAGTTCCCAGGGACCATTGCGACTCCCGACGAGCTTCCAGTCGCCATCACGAATCGCCCGGTTTCCTTCGTGCTCCCAGTACAGCGTTCGCGGAACCGTTTCTGTCGACGTAAAGGACGGAAGGAGGCTGCGCCCCTGCATCGGCTGGATGGTGTGGCCGGCGTGCGTCGTCGGATATGTCGCCTCGGCCACGTCGACAAATGTGGGCATCAGGTCGATCAGATGGGCCACCTGGTCCCGCAACTCGCCTCGTGCCTCGAAGCCGTCCGGCCAATGGACGATGAATGGGGCGCTGGTGCCCCCCTCGTGGTTCTCGCGCTTGTAGCGCCGGAAGGGGGTATTGCTCAGGTTGGCCCATCCCTGTCCGTAGCTGCTCGTCCAGCCCCCCTTGCGTCCCCATTCCTGATAGTTCGCGACGGTGTTGGTCTCACCCTTGATGCCGAGCAGACCGGTTTCCTTCGTGCCACCGTTGTCGGACAGGAACACCAGCAGCGTATTGTCGAGTTCGCCCATTTGTTCGAGGTGATCGACAACGCGTCCGATGTTCTGGTCGAGTCGATCGATAATGGCCGCGAACAGTGCCATCTTGAAGTCGAGGTCGTCCCGCTGCTCTTCGGAGAGCGAGTCCCATTCCGGCACATCGAGCGGCGAAAGTGGCCAGTTGTCGTTGACGATGCCGAGTTCGACGAGTTTCTGGTATCGCTGCCGGCGGAACTCACCCCAGCCATCGCGGTATCGACCGCGGTACTTCTTCACATCCTCCGGCTTCGCATGCAGTGGGAAGTGCGGCGCGTTGTAGGCGAGGTAAAGAAAGAAGGGCCGGTCGTCCTGCTCGCGGACCTGGTCGATGAAGTGCAGCGCGTAGTCGGTATAGACGTCGGTGGTGTACCACTCCCGCTCGGGATGAAGGTGGTTGACCGGGGTCTCGGTGATGGGCAGCACGAGTTCGTCGTTGAGGTACACCTCGGTGCGTCGGACCACGGTGAAGTAGCTGTCGACAAAACCACGGGTGCCGTAGAAGTGGTCGAATCCGCGGGCAGTGGGGCAGCCCTCGTCGCGCCAGCCGAGGTGCCACTTGCCGGTCATGATGGTGTGGTAACCGGCCGGACCCAGCATTTCGGGAATGGTGACCGCCTCGAAGCTGAGCCGGTCGCGGTAGCCGCGGACGCCGATGTCACCTGCCATGTGGCCGATGTCCGCCTGATGCGGATACAGCCCGGTCATCAGGCTGGCGCGCGACGGGCAACAGCGGCCGGTGTTGTAGAAGTGCGTGAACCGCAGTCCATTCGCCGCAAGACGGTCGAGGTTGGGCGTTTCGATCTCCGAGCCGAAGCAGCCAATATCGGAGTAGCCCATATCGTCGGCGAAAAGGACGACGATGTTGGGGCGATCCGCCGGGGCCGCCGTCACGGCCGAGAGCGACCATACGGCGAACAGGCATGCGAAAGCGGGCGATCGGGTCATTTCACACCTGCGTTGAAACGTGAGCGTCGGCATTCCTGACGAGACCCCGAGTCGCAGCCGTCGCGGCTCATCGTCAATGCGCAAGTAGGTTTTGATCGAATCGTACAGGCCGGTTTCCACGAGGTTCAAGCCTCACCGGAAGATGCGTCGACGACGTGCGGACCGGCTCCCGGATCGATGATCGCCTGCAACGGATTCCATCCCGGCCTTGTGGTCGACCGCATCGTTCGAGGAAGATCATGTTTCGGGCCGGTTCGCCGGTGGCCCGTCTCCAGTGCAGCGGCCGAATGGGACGATACCGGTTGCGGGTACGATCGGGATTGCAGCGCGACAGCGCGCAGAAGGAGCGGCAGATGGAGGCTTTGTCGGGACGGGAACTTCGTGACCGCGTGGCTGACCTGACGAAACTGGGGTCGCGCGTCATCTGGGACGAAGGCGAGCAGATTCGCGGAATTGCCGTTTTCGGGCCGGAAATCACGGACCGGCACATGGCGTGGCTGCGGCAGCTGCCCGGCCTGCGTGAGCTCGACCTGACGCGATCTCCCATTTCTGATGCCGGGCTGTTTCACATCAGCAAGCTGCACGACCTCGAAACGCTAATGCTCGGCAGGACCGACATTTCGGACGACGGCTTCGAACAGCTCGAAGATCTGAAGCGGCTGAAGAATCTCAATCTGATCTCGACCGGGATCACCGATCGCAGCCTCGAGATCGTCGCGGGCATGAGTGACCTCGAGGCCCTGTGGCTCGATACGACCGACGTGACCGACGCCGGCCTGGTTCACGTTGCCGGGCTCAAGCGACTGGAACTGATCGACCTGCGCAAGACGCTGGTGACCGATGCGGGGCTGGAGCATCTGGCCGGGCTGACGCGGATGATGGAACTGAATCTGTCGTCGTGCGAAGGAGTCACGGGAAGCGGGTTCGTGCATCTGCTGGGGATGAACGACCTCGAGTGGCTCAACCTCGATGCGACCGAGGTCAACGACGCGGGGATCGCTCTACTCAGCCGCCTGTCCCTGAAGCATCTTTCGCTGAGCTGGACGTCCATCAGCGACGTGGCCCTCGACGCGATCGAGGTGATGCCGGAGCTGACACACCTGGAGATCCTCGGCACGACGCTCACTCCGGCCCGCGTCGAAGCGCTGCGGGAGAATCTGCCCCGTTGCCGGGTTCACTTCTCACCCTACACCGACGCGCCGCTGTAAGGCGGGAACGTGTGTCGGGATGGGGTTCACGCTTCTTTCTCCTGCGTCCAGACCGGCATGCAGTAGTTCCGGTAGGTGAAATAGGCATTCGGAGGCGGGTCGACCGGGATGTTCGTCCACTCGACCCCTTCGAGACCGTCCTTCCACGTCGCGACCGGCTCCGGCATCGGGTTGAAGAAGGTGAAGCGTCCTCCCGGACGAAGCGTCTGCTTCACAAGGCGAAAAAACGGGGGGAACAGCTCCCGGTTCGAAAAGCTGTCGACACCGCCGAAGGTGTCCCACGTGATGCCGTCGAAACGACAGTCGCTCAACTCGTCCAGCACGTCCTGCCACATGCCCTCCACGACGCGGACGTTCGGCCGGTCTGCGGCCCATTCGTGCAGCCGTTCGAGGATCTGGGGGTGGCAGTCGACGATCGTGTGGGATCGCGGCTGGTACTCCTGAATGCAGCCGGCCAGGATGCCCATGCCGAAGCCGACTTCGAGGACGTCGCCACGATTGTGGCAGACCTCGTCGGCCATCTTCTGCATCAATGGCCGCTCCCACTCCATCATGACTTCCTGGTTGAATTCCTCGCACCAGATCTGGTCGTCGCGGAACTCGTACTTGAAGAACGGACCGGTCGCATTCGGTGGCTGAGAAGTGGTCATCGATCTGAATACCCGATGGTCGCAATGCCCGGCGTGAGATCCCGCCGGCGGATGGAAATGATGGCCTGTTATTCTGCCTTCTGTTTCCCCTGATGGCAAATCTGAAACGCAGCCGGGTATCGCACTTTCGCCACCGCGTCGTCGGACGCTGCCGGGGCCCTCGGCCCCCGGTCTCCTTCTTCCGGATTTCTTCAGGATTCTGAGATCCGCTGCGGGCCGGGGTCCGTTCCCGTCGCATACGTGAGCGAATTCTCAGCCATTTCGGTTGATCTGGTGCCTCCCGGATGACCGATGGCGCGATGTCAGACGACGGGTGGCGAACTCTGCCGGGGAGCGCGCGATGGGTTCGGTCTGGCCACCTTTTCATCGGTCAACCGGCCAAATTCGAGCTAAGCTTGGCCGGTCCACCGGGGTCATTCGCGCAAACAGATGCTGGCATCCCGGATTTTGCGACGGTACGATCAGGTGGATGAGCGGGCGGCGGGTCACAACTCAATGGCTGATACGGCAGGCCAACATGTCGGGCCATTCGCGACCTGGAGAATCGGCAGCAACAGCAGCTGTCGAGCCGCACATCCCCTGAGGAATTCTTGAGTGGGAGAAACGGCGGTGAAGCTGAAAGCAGACGAACTCAAATCCGCGCGAATCGAGCTCGGAAAAGTCATGAAGGGGCGGGCCCTCTACTTTGGCCTCATGGCGCCGAGCAGCAAGAAGGGAAAGTTCAAAGTCTCCAAGCTGCAGGGAGACGTCAAGCCGCCTGATCTCAAGAAGAGTTACAAGCCGTACGAGGACGAGAAGGACAACGACCTGAAGGGCTCGGCCTGTCAGGGCGTGGTGACCGGCGACCGGGGCGTGATGACGCTGCATGTTCGCGGCAAGGCTCCGGGGGCGGCCGTCCGCTTTCTGCAGCATCTCGTCCAGCGGGTCATCAAATACAAGAAGGTCCGCGAGATCAAGCTCGCCGAGACCGACCAGTTGCCGGAAGTTCCGCCGAAGTCCCCCCTCGATGACGTCCAGCTCACCGCACCGGATCTGCAGAAGCGGCTCGAAGAGCTGCGGAAACGCGCCGATTCTGTCTCGGGCGAGGACCGCAAGGCTCTCGACACCCTGCTGAACGGTGCCGAGTTGAAGATCGGCAACAAGGCGCTCGACGACGCCGACCTCGATCTCGACGATGCGGAGGATCTGCTCGAAGGTGCCGGCACCGGGACGACGACGGAGGCGTCGACGTCTGAAGGCTCGACGTCCGAGGCATCGACTTCAGAGACGACGACGGACGTCAAGGCGTTCGATCCGAAGCCGCTCGAAGCCAAGATGAAGCAGGCCAAGTCGATGATCGATCTGATCCAGGGACCGGATCGGAAGTCGATCGAGGCGGAGTTTCTGGATGCCGTCAAACTGCTCGGCGAAGGCCACGCCGCGAGGAAAGACAAGAAGATCGTCGAGGCGAACGGAAAGTTCGAGGAAGCCGAGGACGAGCTGGACGAGGTGATCGACCTGATCAACGGGGCGTACCAGGACTTCTTCCTGGACTGGCTCAAGGGGCTGCAGGAGACCGAGAAGGTCACGCCGTTCACGACCGAGATCCAGTCGAAGCTGGATGAGGTGAAGGGGCAGATCCGCAGTCGCTCGTGGACGGACGCGATGGCGTCCTACCAGGAAGTGGACAAGCTGGTGACGGCGCTGGGGAGCGCGCGTCGCCCCGATGCACAAGAAGAGGTCGAGGCGGCTCTGGACGACGAGAAGCGAGCCGAGCAGTTCCGTCAGCGGTGGACGCTCGGAACGAAGTCGCTGCGGTCCGGCATCGAGACGACCAATTCTCAACTGAGCAGTCTCGCCATCGAGTTGGTGAAGACCGAGGATCCCAACCTCATCTGGGTTGGCGAAGAAGGGATCGGACAGCTGCTGCGTGACCTGCGTGAGGCGGTCAACGAGATCGACCGGATCGGCACGCAGATCCCCGAACGAACCGTTGGTCTGGCACGCCCCGCGATGGACCGTCTGCGCACGCAGATCAAAAGCGAGCAGGTCGCCGTCTGCGACAAGAACGCCTTCAAGGTCAGCGTGTCGATTCGCTCCACAATGAACGACGCACTTTCCAAACTCGAAGAGGCCTGCCGACTCGTCGAGAGTCGCTGACGTCCCGTCCTCACTCTGCGGTCATTCATCGGTCACACGGCGGCTGCGGGCCGCCCATTTCGAAAGCAGGCAGCATCATGTCTCTCGACACCATCGACGAAACACAGGACATCCCCGAGGAAGGTGCACCGCTTGTTCACGCCTGGGGTCTGAAGGTCAAGCAGGGCCCGGAACTGGCACTCAGAAGCCAGCTTCGCGAACTGGACGAGGATCTTACGGAACTCGAGAACCGCGCCGTTAGCTCCAAGGCCACAGACTCGATAAAGCGGGCAGAGAAACTCCGTAAGACGTATAAATCGCTGGAGAAGGACGTCGAGAAGAACATCTCGTCCAAGAAGGTGAAGGACGGCGAAAAGACGTCGAAGAAGATCTACGAATGCTATCTCGAAGTGGCCGCCGAGATGTACGTGCCGGCACGCGAGATGGGCCTGGCCAAAGCGCTCAGCAGCCTGATCAGCCATCGGGGCAGCGACGACAAGTTCGTCAAGAAGTTCACCAAAGACGCGAAGAAGATCTCCAAGAAGGACAAGGCCAAAGACCGCTGCGACGCGTACTTCGCACTTGAACGGGACGTTATCAAGATCGACCTGGTGTCTCGCGAAGACGAGAATCCCGGGTCGACCTGGCAGACGCATCTGGATTACGCAATCGACGACGCAGAGCCATCGGGCCGCATCGTCGGTGGAATCAAGAAGGCGTTCAAGAAGGTCCCCGGCTTCCACGACAAGCCGATCCCCGAAGGTGAGTACGCCGCACTCAAGAAGGCATTCGTCAACTGGTGCCGGAAGAAGGCCGAAGACATGTCCTTCGGTATCGAGAAGGACAAGCGGGACGAGTTCCTCAAGCAGGCAACGATCAGCACCGGACGCATCGCCGACACGGTGTTCCACCCGTCCGAGATCCCGAAAAATCGCCAGGAGTCGGGTGCCCTGCTGATGAAGGCCAACACGCAGGCCCTCATCGTGCTGACCGACCTGAAGCGGGCGTACCCCCCCGACAAGACGCCGCAGGTGTTCGTCGGTGAAGACGGCAAGATTTCGATTATGAAGCCCGCCCCCAAAGTCGAGAGCCTGGTGCTGCAGGGTGGGGGCGGCAAGGGCATCGGCTATCCCCCCCTCTTCGAGGAGATGGAGAAGACCGGCATGCTCAAGGAGGTGGATCTGCTGGTCGGCACCTCAATCGGTGCGCTCAATGCCTCCTGCATGGCGTGTGGCGGCCGAACGAAGGATCAGCAGTCGATTCTCGAGCTCGGCCTGTTCTCGGAAGC
This region includes:
- a CDS encoding leucine-rich repeat domain-containing protein, whose translation is MEALSGRELRDRVADLTKLGSRVIWDEGEQIRGIAVFGPEITDRHMAWLRQLPGLRELDLTRSPISDAGLFHISKLHDLETLMLGRTDISDDGFEQLEDLKRLKNLNLISTGITDRSLEIVAGMSDLEALWLDTTDVTDAGLVHVAGLKRLELIDLRKTLVTDAGLEHLAGLTRMMELNLSSCEGVTGSGFVHLLGMNDLEWLNLDATEVNDAGIALLSRLSLKHLSLSWTSISDVALDAIEVMPELTHLEILGTTLTPARVEALRENLPRCRVHFSPYTDAPL
- a CDS encoding isochorismatase family protein, which translates into the protein MIQARSFLLVATTSVMFLSSSTDASEPAAPSLRTYRNVLTPIEEPAPLMADHPEYVQPIDDVRRYESPILVDDEQADLSVRAWRYSYNARGIIEIPNRIDGAKTAVVMVHPWGIDDGQGWDTPQPAGVAFGCTPEKNARFLQHAAEIVNPMIERLRERVGLVVYSLPGDADPIRTGLYRSLNRTPSDQEREEAGRQLEEKLSSFDYTGGELPEEIAVSSERPVVDYFRQFPGLDASPRYNNDGFWSLPIPVMKPINVASDDVVFYDLQGYDRLKVFLRSHGIQHVLLCGYATDMCVCTTAAGYRNLRQDFNVFLVGDATQATFPSNRTAAYATNQALSHAALDVLITQVSWVREIEPAAGPE
- a CDS encoding arylsulfatase; translated protein: MTRSPAFACLFAVWSLSAVTAAPADRPNIVVLFADDMGYSDIGCFGSEIETPNLDRLAANGLRFTHFYNTGRCCPSRASLMTGLYPHQADIGHMAGDIGVRGYRDRLSFEAVTIPEMLGPAGYHTIMTGKWHLGWRDEGCPTARGFDHFYGTRGFVDSYFTVVRRTEVYLNDELVLPITETPVNHLHPEREWYTTDVYTDYALHFIDQVREQDDRPFFLYLAYNAPHFPLHAKPEDVKKYRGRYRDGWGEFRRQRYQKLVELGIVNDNWPLSPLDVPEWDSLSEEQRDDLDFKMALFAAIIDRLDQNIGRVVDHLEQMGELDNTLLVFLSDNGGTKETGLLGIKGETNTVANYQEWGRKGGWTSSYGQGWANLSNTPFRRYKRENHEGGTSAPFIVHWPDGFEARGELRDQVAHLIDLMPTFVDVAEATYPTTHAGHTIQPMQGRSLLPSFTSTETVPRTLYWEHEGNRAIRDGDWKLVGSRNGPWELYNVGDDRTELNDLAGKKAERFQEMKAKWDAWAEEVNVLTPAEFDRTRKEFDEARRKRRSK
- a CDS encoding class I SAM-dependent methyltransferase, translating into MTTSQPPNATGPFFKYEFRDDQIWCEEFNQEVMMEWERPLMQKMADEVCHNRGDVLEVGFGMGILAGCIQEYQPRSHTIVDCHPQILERLHEWAADRPNVRVVEGMWQDVLDELSDCRFDGITWDTFGGVDSFSNRELFPPFFRLVKQTLRPGGRFTFFNPMPEPVATWKDGLEGVEWTNIPVDPPPNAYFTYRNYCMPVWTQEKEA